In Planctobacterium marinum, the DNA window ATTAGGCGGTGCAGCCGCTATTGAAAAAGCCGCTAAAGATGCAGGAGTAGAAGTATCAGTACCCTTTGCACCGGGACGCGGTGACGCAATTCAAGCACAAACAGACGTAAACTCGTTCTCCTTCCTCGAACCGAAAGCGGATGGCTTCCGGAATTACTACAGTGAGGGCTATTACAAATCTCCGACTGATGCCCTCATCGATAAAGCCGATCAGCTGGCGTTGACCGTACCTGAAATGACCGTTTTAGTGGGTGGCTTGCGTGCTTTGGACGCCAATACAGATAATGCTCAACACGGTGTATTCACCGACAAGCCAGGTACGCTGAATAACGACTTCTTCGTTAACTTGCTGGATATGTCTACTCAATGGCGAAAAACCGATAACCCGGGACTCTATGAGGGCGTGGACAGAAAAAGCGGCGCGGTTAAATACACGGCCACACCGGTAGATTTGATTTTCGGCTCCAGTTCTGAGTTACGTGCAGTTGCGGAAGTGTATGCTTTTGACGGCAGCCACGAACGCTTTGTAAACGACTTCGTTGCCGCTTGGGTAAAAGTTATGCAGGCTGATAGATTTGAACTCTAATCCGGTTCAAAATTCATAACTTTTAAATGGGACACCTTGGGTGTCCCGTTAATTTATCCCGTTTGTTATTTCAAACCCCATTTTGTTTTAAGCTTTTGCAGTTTTCCGCTGACTTTTAACTTATCCAGTGCCCTCTTAAAACGGCTCACCAGCTCAGGCTGGCTGTCTTTTTGAAAAGCGATGGACAACTCGCTGTCCAAATCTTTCGCTCGATGAACCTGTTGCACAAAACTCTCTGGAAGGTTTAACTTCTTCAGTGCGGGTAACATTGCAGTTTCAGCGGCGATAATGATATCTGCGCGCCCTTTGATCAGCATATTCACGCGATTTGCTTCACTGACATTGCTATCCCCTCCCCCCATAACATACAAACTGGAAAACCCGTTGCTACGTAGCAGTTGATGAGTGGTGGCTTCTTTCACCACAGCAATTCGATATTGTTGAAAATCCGACAGGATATCTGAGCTTACGATGCCCGACTGTGACAAACTCCAGAAATACAGCGTTTCCGTAGCAATGCTGCCCACCCAAGCAAAGAGCGGCTCTCTCTTGGGTGTGCGGCCTATGGAAAAAATCATGGTATCGGGAGTGGTAAGTGCATTTTGGTATGCCACCGCCCAGGGTAATAACTCAATCTGCAATTCATCTCCAGTGATAGCAGCGAGCTCATTAACCACATCGATACTGTATCCGGTTAGCTGATTATCTGCATCCAATTGCTGGTATGGGAAGAACAGCTCTGTAACCACATTTACCGGGCGTGCGTTCACCACCCCGCAGAAATACAACGTGATAAGGAACAAAATCCCTCTTCGCATAATCAACAGTACCTATGCCAGAATCTTAAATACTCAATAGTCATTAGCATAACGCCGTTACAGAAAGTTGCCAATGTTGTCGGCATCTTTGCACTAATACTTTAGGATAATAAAAGAGAGGACAGAAAGGTGGTTTCCCACCTTTCCAGGGAGACGC includes these proteins:
- a CDS encoding substrate-binding periplasmic protein, giving the protein MRRGILFLITLYFCGVVNARPVNVVTELFFPYQQLDADNQLTGYSIDVVNELAAITGDELQIELLPWAVAYQNALTTPDTMIFSIGRTPKREPLFAWVGSIATETLYFWSLSQSGIVSSDILSDFQQYRIAVVKEATTHQLLRSNGFSSLYVMGGGDSNVSEANRVNMLIKGRADIIIAAETAMLPALKKLNLPESFVQQVHRAKDLDSELSIAFQKDSQPELVSRFKRALDKLKVSGKLQKLKTKWGLK